From the Desulfosarcina sp. BuS5 genome, one window contains:
- a CDS encoding transposase: MIKNTFEEVLSDEWVKANITNPVQELVIIRGIIPWQKMITKLCKFYNTSQGAFGKSLRMMTAILICIKYYQLSDRQMVKHIKENHYIQYFCNITNEELQTCLDPSSICVFRKRIGEEGVEIIEKEVFEVLRKAGIIQGDNAMIDSSVLKNNVIYPNDVHLIFKAFDKMKQFAVLHQISLWWDNNEVKKLWREFFLNKKQNRLEWLLKFNILFIPALKIFDKKVESLKTTKKKQIKADNMFAILTILEAQTLEKLEGKKQIKNRIVSIDEPDARPIVKGKEHPKCEFGTTMEMTFNREGFMITIENFIGNPNDKTLFAGTLEQFKKRMKGEPENIITDLGYRSNGNFKIADNISNVFLGRKKDVSEEKQSFCCKARSATEGFIAIAKNIRGFGCSLYRGFEGDRIWSLLCQTAYNLKKFIQLLMGEKIEEKKLMKLGLA, encoded by the coding sequence ATGATAAAAAATACTTTTGAAGAAGTTCTTTCTGATGAATGGGTGAAAGCAAATATAACCAATCCAGTTCAGGAATTGGTTATTATCCGTGGGATAATTCCATGGCAAAAAATGATTACAAAGTTGTGTAAATTTTATAACACCAGTCAGGGTGCTTTTGGAAAATCTCTCAGGATGATGACAGCGATTTTGATTTGTATAAAATACTATCAATTAAGTGATAGGCAAATGGTTAAGCATATAAAAGAAAACCACTATATTCAATATTTTTGTAACATCACAAATGAGGAATTGCAAACATGCCTGGATCCGAGTTCTATATGTGTATTTCGAAAACGTATAGGTGAAGAAGGTGTTGAAATTATAGAAAAAGAAGTTTTTGAGGTTCTACGCAAAGCTGGGATAATACAGGGTGATAATGCTATGATAGATTCAAGCGTATTGAAAAATAACGTTATCTATCCAAATGATGTACATTTAATTTTTAAAGCTTTTGACAAAATGAAACAATTTGCCGTTTTGCATCAAATCTCCTTGTGGTGGGACAATAATGAAGTAAAAAAATTATGGCGAGAATTTTTTTTGAACAAAAAACAAAACCGTTTGGAATGGTTACTCAAATTTAATATATTATTTATTCCTGCTCTAAAAATATTTGATAAAAAAGTTGAATCATTAAAGACCACAAAGAAAAAACAAATAAAAGCTGACAATATGTTTGCTATTCTTACTATTCTTGAAGCACAAACCTTAGAAAAACTCGAAGGTAAAAAACAGATAAAAAACCGGATTGTATCCATTGATGAACCGGATGCCCGCCCGATTGTAAAAGGAAAAGAGCATCCGAAGTGTGAATTCGGCACAACAATGGAAATGACTTTCAATAGGGAAGGATTCATGATTACCATTGAAAATTTTATCGGTAATCCAAATGATAAAACGCTTTTTGCTGGAACACTCGAACAGTTCAAAAAACGGATGAAAGGCGAACCGGAAAATATTATTACCGACCTTGGTTACAGAAGCAATGGTAATTTTAAAATTGCAGACAATATCAGTAACGTTTTTTTGGGGCGTAAAAAAGATGTATCCGAAGAAAAACAGAGTTTTTGCTGTAAAGCCCGTTCAGCAACAGAAGGTTTCATAGCTATTGCAAAAAATATTAGAGGTTTTGGATGCAGTCTTTATAGAGGATTTGAAGGAGACCGTATATGGTCATTGCTTTGTCAAACCGCTTATAATCTTAAAAAGTTTATTCAGCTTCTAATGGGAGAAAAGATTGAAGAAAAAAAACTGATGAAACTCGGGCTGGCATAA
- a CDS encoding IS1 family transposase, translating to MQNTANTALTLFCPGKSCKCYQSTENKITKDGVYITKSDFEPRQMFYCNGGKHRFSKTGYSDLFGKHGSFKEYEQTAKLNSYGLGTNAIADVLQKDRRTIEQWQKGQQFHLFLCFTIGLTIVFFQMDELWSYLKNKSQQLWVFIALESTTKFWIGFELGSRTTYTANRLVKGVKKLGKWGKDNILKVAADKLAAYKNTLENIMSEIPYAYLQIVKRRIKRRLVTVKKYFVKGTVKDFPGKSQNTSFIERLNLTLRQHISYLQRKTLGYCKNKLNFSNVMWINLFNYNYIQFHKSLRIRINNENEKFIKKYNHNTPAMQMELTNSPLNWRYLITVPIPCK from the coding sequence ATGCAAAATACAGCAAATACAGCCCTAACACTTTTTTGTCCCGGGAAAAGCTGCAAATGTTATCAATCAACCGAGAACAAAATCACCAAGGATGGAGTTTACATAACAAAATCCGATTTTGAGCCAAGACAAATGTTTTACTGCAATGGTGGCAAACATAGATTCTCAAAAACAGGATATTCCGATCTTTTTGGAAAGCATGGCAGTTTTAAAGAATATGAGCAAACGGCAAAGCTAAACTCTTACGGCCTTGGCACTAATGCAATTGCCGATGTACTTCAAAAAGATCGAAGGACAATTGAACAATGGCAAAAAGGCCAGCAATTTCACCTATTTCTTTGTTTTACTATCGGACTTACCATTGTATTTTTCCAGATGGATGAACTATGGTCTTACCTTAAAAATAAAAGTCAACAATTATGGGTTTTTATCGCTCTTGAATCAACAACAAAATTCTGGATCGGTTTCGAGTTGGGTTCAAGAACAACTTACACTGCAAACCGTTTAGTAAAGGGCGTTAAAAAGTTGGGCAAATGGGGAAAAGATAATATATTAAAGGTCGCTGCAGATAAATTAGCGGCTTACAAAAATACGCTCGAAAACATTATGTCTGAAATTCCTTATGCTTACCTGCAAATTGTTAAGCGCCGAATAAAGCGTCGGCTTGTAACAGTTAAAAAATATTTTGTAAAAGGTACTGTAAAAGATTTCCCCGGAAAAAGCCAAAACACCTCATTTATTGAGAGACTGAACCTTACCCTAAGGCAACATATCTCCTATCTTCAGAGAAAAACCCTGGGGTATTGCAAGAACAAGCTGAATTTTAGTAATGTAATGTGGATTAACTTATTCAACTATAATTACATACAATTTCATAAGAGCTTACGAATACGAATTAACAATGAAAACGAGAAATTTATAAAAAAGTATAACCATAATACACCGGCAATGCAGATGGAACTTACAAATTCTCCACTAAACTGGAGATATCTCATTACAGTCCCAATACCTTGTAAGTAG
- the mtnP gene encoding S-methyl-5'-thioadenosine phosphorylase, protein MIKVGIIGGSGLDDPEILHGAIEINVDTPYGNPASPLTAGRIDGVEVLILARHGKKHNFSPTQVNYRANIHAMKDQGVTHIIATTACGSLREEIRRGDFVIIDQFIDFTRHRIITFNDSFENGAAHTPMAEPFDAKLRKLLFETSEELGFRVHKMGTVITIEGPRFSTIAESKMFRIWGADIINMSVATEAILANEAGIPYSVVAMSTDYDCWKEDEEHVTWAEIVGVFKDNADRVIELLKRVIPRIE, encoded by the coding sequence ATGATTAAAGTAGGAATTATTGGGGGCTCCGGTCTGGATGATCCGGAAATACTCCATGGTGCAATAGAAATTAATGTCGATACACCTTACGGGAACCCCGCTTCTCCTTTAACAGCCGGCAGGATTGACGGTGTTGAGGTCCTTATTCTGGCCAGGCATGGTAAAAAACACAATTTCAGCCCGACCCAGGTTAATTACAGGGCAAATATTCATGCCATGAAAGACCAGGGCGTGACGCATATTATTGCCACAACCGCCTGCGGAAGCCTCAGGGAGGAAATCCGCCGGGGCGATTTTGTCATCATAGATCAGTTTATAGATTTTACGAGACACAGAATTATTACATTTAATGACTCCTTTGAAAACGGAGCCGCACACACACCTATGGCGGAACCGTTTGATGCCAAACTTAGGAAGCTTCTTTTTGAAACATCAGAAGAACTCGGTTTCAGGGTACATAAAATGGGGACTGTGATTACAATTGAGGGTCCAAGATTTTCTACTATCGCCGAGTCGAAGATGTTCAGAATCTGGGGAGCAGATATTATTAATATGTCTGTGGCTACAGAGGCTATATTGGCCAATGAGGCCGGTATTCCTTACTCTGTTGTTGCCATGTCCACCGATTATGATTGCTGGAAAGAGGATGAAGAGCATGTAACCTGGGCGGAGATCGTTGGAGTTTTTAAGGATAATGCAGACCGAGTAATAGAACTTTTAAAAAGAGTTATTCCCAGGATTGAGTGA
- a CDS encoding adenine phosphoribosyltransferase, with amino-acid sequence MINIKNSIRTVPDWPVKGVMFRDITTLLQDPESLRAACDLLYDRYKSMNIDKVVGIDARGFIFGAVLAYKLNTGFVPVRKKGKLPYKTISAEYTLEYGKDVVEMHEDAVKKDEKVVIVDDLIATGGTIAATVNLVEKLGGEILECAFIVELPDLKGREKIKGQKIFALTEFEGE; translated from the coding sequence ATGATAAATATAAAAAACAGCATAAGAACCGTGCCTGACTGGCCGGTCAAGGGTGTTATGTTCAGAGACATAACGACTCTTTTGCAGGATCCTGAATCCTTACGGGCGGCTTGTGATTTGCTTTACGATCGTTACAAGTCTATGAATATAGACAAGGTTGTAGGGATAGACGCAAGAGGCTTTATTTTTGGCGCGGTTCTGGCGTATAAGCTCAATACCGGTTTTGTGCCTGTTAGAAAAAAAGGAAAGCTGCCCTATAAAACCATAAGCGCTGAGTATACGCTGGAATATGGTAAAGATGTTGTTGAAATGCATGAAGATGCCGTTAAAAAGGATGAAAAGGTTGTCATAGTGGATGATCTGATAGCCACCGGCGGCACAATTGCCGCGACTGTAAATCTGGTCGAAAAACTAGGCGGGGAGATATTAGAGTGTGCCTTTATAGTTGAGCTTCCGGATCTGAAGGGAAGGGAAAAGATAAAAGGTCAAAAAATATTTGCATTAACTGAATTCGAGGGTGAGTAA
- a CDS encoding RnfABCDGE type electron transport complex subunit B produces the protein MIYALVAMGGLGLVIGVVLAAASKIFYVYVDPLILAVEDALPGANCGGCGMPGCSSNAEAIVAGKAAPNSCVAAGPEVAEAIAEILGVKVEAKEPDIASLGCTYGVKDADIKYIYDGLNDCKAAALLSGGMKVCSIGCLGLGSCVKACQFGALSMGPDGLPVVDEKRCTGCGACERTCPKGIINLLSVTRRILREYTTGMCTTPCQRACPAGIDICEYIKQINRGDYHKAVQVIKERLPFPSVIGRICPRFCEDDCRRKYIDEPVAINFLKRFVADFERKNGERVLPYKAPDTERKIAVIGGGVEGLSTAFFAARLGHQVTVFEASDVLGGLMRSAIHRQRLSMDILDWDIDGVLEMGVTVETNKILGNDFSVASLLKDGFESVFVALGGWDSRLAGGSAKSSDKDLGNDFVEAIPGVSLLLDVVKSGRDGKGGFSCKTDVVISGGAELAFEAARICRKLGAEKINILFRETRKACKINAAELEKIEKEKAVKIIFNVGISGISGEYDNLLELEYTELDSMKKKIIPAHNLIVSSGRLPEFIFSNADANKEDDAEPQTGLPIKWKGVEPYKTSADKSFTGIFSDVDTLTDYSAAIKAIAAGRRAAASIHQILYGIMVSVPENLVTPQSLIQNVNHLEAVKAVSRVIMPLSSTPDPGATEELEKGFSEEMARKEAARCLQCGLICYKKTADETAVTELGKAA, from the coding sequence ATGATATACGCATTGGTGGCAATGGGAGGCTTGGGTCTTGTAATCGGCGTGGTATTGGCTGCTGCATCAAAGATTTTCTATGTTTATGTTGATCCTTTAATCCTTGCGGTTGAAGATGCGCTTCCCGGTGCAAACTGCGGGGGTTGCGGGATGCCGGGCTGCAGCTCCAATGCCGAAGCGATTGTAGCAGGAAAGGCGGCTCCTAATTCATGTGTTGCCGCCGGGCCTGAAGTTGCAGAAGCGATAGCCGAAATTTTGGGCGTGAAGGTCGAGGCAAAAGAGCCTGATATTGCGAGCTTGGGTTGCACCTATGGAGTTAAGGATGCTGATATCAAGTATATTTATGACGGTTTGAATGACTGCAAGGCCGCGGCTCTTTTGAGCGGAGGCATGAAAGTATGCTCCATAGGATGTCTTGGTCTCGGAAGCTGCGTCAAGGCCTGCCAGTTCGGCGCTCTTTCAATGGGGCCGGATGGTTTGCCTGTGGTTGATGAAAAGCGCTGCACCGGCTGCGGGGCCTGTGAGCGGACATGCCCCAAAGGTATTATTAATCTTTTATCTGTTACAAGACGTATTTTGCGTGAATATACCACCGGGATGTGTACAACCCCCTGCCAGAGAGCCTGCCCGGCCGGAATAGACATATGTGAATATATAAAACAGATCAACCGGGGCGATTACCATAAGGCTGTACAGGTTATCAAGGAACGGCTGCCGTTTCCATCTGTTATAGGAAGAATATGCCCCAGGTTCTGCGAAGATGATTGCAGGCGTAAATATATAGATGAGCCTGTTGCAATAAATTTCCTTAAGCGCTTTGTTGCAGATTTTGAAAGGAAAAATGGAGAAAGGGTTCTGCCGTATAAAGCGCCTGATACGGAGCGTAAAATTGCCGTTATAGGCGGGGGAGTTGAAGGCCTTTCAACAGCATTTTTTGCCGCCCGTCTTGGCCACCAGGTGACAGTCTTTGAGGCCTCCGATGTATTGGGCGGACTCATGCGCAGCGCCATTCACCGGCAAAGACTTTCAATGGATATCCTTGACTGGGATATTGACGGTGTGTTGGAAATGGGTGTAACGGTTGAAACCAATAAAATTCTTGGCAATGATTTTTCGGTCGCGTCTCTTCTCAAGGATGGGTTTGAATCTGTTTTTGTTGCTTTAGGTGGCTGGGACAGCCGGCTTGCCGGAGGCTCCGCCAAAAGCTCCGATAAAGACTTGGGCAATGATTTTGTTGAGGCTATACCAGGCGTTTCTCTTTTGTTGGATGTAGTTAAATCAGGCCGGGATGGCAAAGGTGGATTTTCGTGCAAAACCGATGTTGTAATATCAGGGGGTGCAGAACTTGCCTTTGAGGCGGCAAGGATATGCAGGAAACTCGGCGCTGAAAAAATCAATATTCTTTTCAGAGAAACAAGGAAGGCCTGCAAGATCAATGCTGCTGAGCTGGAAAAAATTGAAAAGGAAAAAGCTGTAAAGATAATATTTAATGTCGGCATAAGCGGAATTTCAGGTGAATATGATAATCTTCTGGAACTGGAATATACCGAGCTTGACAGTATGAAAAAGAAAATTATTCCAGCGCATAATTTAATTGTTTCATCAGGCCGCCTGCCTGAATTTATTTTTTCTAATGCTGATGCGAATAAAGAGGATGATGCGGAACCGCAAACTGGTTTGCCGATTAAATGGAAAGGCGTTGAGCCCTATAAAACATCTGCCGATAAGAGCTTTACAGGCATTTTTTCAGATGTAGATACGCTGACCGATTATAGCGCTGCCATAAAAGCCATCGCAGCCGGAAGACGCGCTGCGGCTTCCATTCACCAAATTCTGTACGGGATCATGGTTTCGGTTCCGGAAAATCTGGTTACACCCCAATCTTTAATTCAAAATGTCAATCATCTTGAAGCTGTAAAGGCTGTTTCGCGAGTAATTATGCCTTTAAGCTCCACACCGGATCCGGGAGCAACGGAGGAACTGGAAAAGGGCTTTTCCGAAGAAATGGCCCGCAAAGAAGCCGCCAGGTGCCTGCAATGCGGGCTTATATGTTATAAAAAAACTGCGGATGAAACAGCCGTTACTGAATTAGGCAAGGCCGCATAA
- a CDS encoding potassium channel family protein, producing MNTTRHLIISILITIIITASGTIGYMMVEGWNLADSIYMTVITISTIGYGEIHQLHESGRIFTIFLIFFGVGLSLYVAGALVQFIVEGQIRTILGRRRLDKRIKRLKNHYIICGYGRIGKVICDSLRKKPFNVVVIEKDKELIPFMEEDGLLYITGDTVDESNLQKAGIDRAKGVIAALATDADNVFLVLTAKQLNPEIFIIARASSNDVKSKLIAAGAEIVESPYDMGAENMAQKIIRPTVTSFLDLALKHQRKDIQMEEIPVCPSSPLANVMLKDSGIRQEYNLIIIAIKKADDRMLFNPSFETKIKAGDTLIAVGKDKNLQQLEKALNP from the coding sequence ATGAATACGACAAGACATCTCATTATATCTATCTTGATAACTATCATAATAACGGCTTCCGGTACTATAGGATATATGATGGTCGAGGGCTGGAATTTAGCTGATTCAATCTATATGACTGTTATTACTATATCTACGATAGGTTATGGAGAAATACATCAACTCCATGAATCCGGGCGCATCTTTACAATTTTTCTGATTTTTTTTGGTGTAGGTTTAAGTCTGTATGTTGCCGGTGCTTTAGTGCAATTTATAGTAGAGGGCCAAATACGAACCATCCTTGGGAGGAGAAGATTGGACAAACGGATAAAACGTTTAAAAAATCACTATATTATTTGCGGCTATGGCCGGATTGGGAAGGTCATTTGCGATAGCTTAAGAAAAAAACCGTTCAATGTAGTGGTGATCGAAAAAGATAAGGAGCTAATCCCGTTTATGGAAGAGGATGGGCTGCTTTATATTACCGGGGACACGGTTGATGAATCAAACCTGCAAAAAGCCGGAATAGACCGGGCAAAAGGGGTTATAGCAGCGCTTGCCACAGATGCCGACAACGTTTTCCTGGTATTGACTGCCAAACAGCTTAATCCCGAAATTTTTATTATTGCCAGGGCCAGCAGTAATGACGTTAAATCAAAACTCATAGCAGCAGGAGCCGAGATTGTTGAATCGCCATATGACATGGGCGCCGAGAATATGGCGCAAAAAATTATAAGACCGACAGTGACCAGCTTTTTAGATCTGGCACTTAAGCATCAGCGTAAGGATATACAGATGGAGGAGATCCCGGTATGTCCTTCATCACCCCTGGCGAATGTCATGTTAAAAGATTCGGGTATAAGGCAGGAATATAATTTGATAATAATCGCCATAAAAAAAGCAGACGACAGAATGTTGTTTAATCCTTCTTTTGAGACAAAAATTAAAGCCGGTGATACCCTTATCGCTGTAGGAAAAGACAAAAACCTGCAACAGTTGGAAAAAGCGCTGAATCCTTAA
- a CDS encoding protein-L-isoaspartate(D-aspartate) O-methyltransferase, with amino-acid sequence MEKETLLYKRLRDNMVEKQIVSRGISDPKVIAALRNVPRHMFVSEALMDQAYGDFPLPIGEQQTISQPYIVAEMTQALQLNKGDRVLEIGTGSGYQAAILAEIVFRVYTIERINSLYIKARKLFDKLCYHNIITKYSDGTTGWQDESPFDAIIITAGAPKIPKTLVDQLAVGGRMILPVGASFSQKLIKLYRDQDGIHTANLGGCRFVKLVGEHGWDKQ; translated from the coding sequence ATGGAAAAAGAAACTTTGTTATATAAACGGCTGCGTGACAACATGGTTGAGAAACAGATCGTATCCCGCGGCATAAGCGATCCCAAGGTTATAGCTGCTTTGCGCAATGTGCCCAGGCACATGTTTGTAAGTGAAGCCTTGATGGATCAGGCCTATGGTGATTTCCCTCTTCCCATAGGAGAACAGCAGACCATTTCGCAGCCGTATATTGTTGCAGAAATGACCCAGGCTCTTCAGCTGAATAAAGGTGACCGGGTCCTTGAAATAGGAACCGGCTCAGGATATCAGGCCGCAATACTTGCTGAAATTGTATTTCGGGTTTATACGATAGAGAGGATAAATTCTCTTTATATAAAAGCGCGAAAACTTTTTGATAAACTCTGCTATCACAATATAATCACAAAATATTCTGACGGAACCACGGGCTGGCAAGACGAAAGTCCATTTGATGCAATCATAATTACAGCCGGCGCTCCTAAAATACCAAAAACCCTGGTTGATCAGCTTGCTGTTGGCGGCCGCATGATTTTACCTGTGGGAGCTAGTTTTTCCCAGAAACTGATTAAGCTCTACAGGGATCAGGACGGCATACATACCGCTAATCTTGGAGGATGCAGATTTGTCAAGCTTGTGGGCGAACACGGCTGGGATAAACAATAG
- a CDS encoding TSCPD domain-containing protein has translation MREIFTYGSVGGASGNRCSYLELGKIEATNPCGEQPLLPYESCTLGSINLSAMITKNRLDLNRLKRTVHDAVHFLDNVIEVNKYPLARIERMSKSTRKIGLGIMGFADMLVQLDIPYDSDEAVKQAETVMSYILQESRKASAGLAKKRGNFPGYKDSIFNHPSTPYMRNATTTTIASTGTISIIAGTSSGIEPIFALTYARHVLDKKKLIELHPIFVEKAKKEGFFNDELVKAISETGSIQQVDKIPSHFKKIFVTSHDISAEWHVKIQAAFQKFTDNAVSKTINLSFDATPEDIERAYLSAYHKGCKGVTIYRYGSRDRQVLNIEAVAGGAETIAPRPRPARTHGITERISTGCGKLYVTINYDEKGMCEVFAQMGKTGGCASSQIEAAGRLISLALRSGVKAEAIIKQLTGIRCPSPAWQNGKMVLSCPDAIAQVLKGLSGSNLVEKNPMIGVCPECGGLLAHMEGCLVCHACGFSKCS, from the coding sequence ATGAGGGAAATCTTCACGTACGGGTCTGTAGGGGGGGCGTCGGGTAACCGATGCTCCTACCTGGAACTTGGAAAAATTGAAGCCACAAATCCCTGCGGTGAGCAGCCCCTGCTGCCATATGAATCCTGCACCCTCGGTTCCATAAATCTATCCGCAATGATCACAAAAAACAGATTAGATCTTAACCGCCTTAAAAGAACGGTGCATGATGCAGTTCATTTTCTTGACAACGTCATTGAGGTTAATAAATATCCCCTTGCACGTATCGAAAGAATGAGCAAAAGCACAAGAAAAATCGGACTCGGCATTATGGGGTTTGCAGATATGCTGGTACAGCTTGACATACCCTATGATTCTGATGAGGCTGTTAAACAGGCCGAAACGGTTATGTCTTATATTTTACAGGAATCCAGAAAGGCATCTGCCGGTCTTGCAAAAAAACGGGGTAATTTTCCAGGTTACAAGGATAGTATTTTCAATCACCCTTCAACTCCGTATATGCGCAATGCCACTACTACAACAATCGCTTCGACAGGTACCATAAGCATTATTGCAGGCACATCAAGCGGTATAGAACCGATTTTCGCTTTAACATATGCGCGGCATGTGCTTGATAAAAAAAAGCTTATTGAATTACATCCCATTTTTGTTGAAAAAGCAAAAAAAGAAGGGTTTTTTAACGATGAACTTGTGAAGGCTATTTCCGAAACAGGTTCCATACAGCAGGTCGACAAGATACCATCTCATTTTAAAAAAATATTTGTAACATCCCATGATATTTCAGCCGAATGGCATGTAAAAATTCAAGCTGCATTTCAAAAATTTACTGATAATGCAGTTTCCAAAACAATTAATCTTTCTTTTGATGCAACACCTGAAGATATTGAGCGAGCCTATCTATCAGCATACCATAAGGGCTGCAAAGGTGTAACTATATATAGATACGGAAGTCGTGACAGGCAGGTGCTGAATATTGAAGCTGTCGCCGGGGGAGCGGAAACAATCGCGCCCAGGCCGAGACCGGCGCGGACACATGGCATTACGGAACGTATCAGCACCGGGTGCGGCAAACTTTATGTTACAATCAATTATGATGAAAAAGGCATGTGTGAAGTATTTGCCCAGATGGGCAAAACCGGAGGATGTGCTTCTTCCCAGATAGAAGCCGCCGGCAGGTTAATTTCCCTGGCCTTGCGCTCAGGTGTTAAAGCAGAAGCTATAATAAAACAGCTTACAGGAATCAGGTGCCCTTCACCGGCATGGCAGAACGGCAAAATGGTACTCTCATGCCCGGACGCAATTGCCCAGGTTTTGAAAGGTCTGTCAGGTTCGAATCTTGTTGAAAAGAACCCTATGATTGGTGTCTGCCCTGAATGCGGCGGCTTATTGGCGCATATGGAAGGGTGTCTTGTTTGTCATGCTTGCGGGTTTTCAAAATGCAGTTAA
- the ltrA gene encoding group II intron reverse transcriptase/maturase — MGDTQMSQTISTKSREIARTVACNSRPIEWGQPPVLTGGSSLIKIELLAQSNPELVFTSVVHRIDFDLLKQSFRKIRKSKSAGVDKVTAKEYAENLDQNLYNLYERLRRGQYVASPVKRIWIDKEGGKKRPIGIPVLEDKIVQKAAAAILNVIFDRNFYNFSHAFRKGRSQHMAIKDLREQCLKQNISWIVSADITGLFDNINHELLKDMIRRRVSDGGMIRLIGKWLNAGVMEEGNLTYSETGTPQGGVISPVLSNIFLHYVLDDWYVKEVIPRMKGRCSIIRWADDFILGFEYEKDALRVMDVLPRRFEQFELSLHPEKTKLIRFSKRISGKGNGTFDFLGFTFYWSKSLKGYMVIKKKTARKRSSRFMKRIWIWCKDNRHKPMAEQYEILCSKLRGFYQYFGVISNYKVLEVVFEYTEKAWRRWLSRRSHKGEVMFEDLRTTYPLPLPRIVHNI, encoded by the coding sequence ATGGGAGATACACAGATGTCACAAACCATATCAACAAAAAGCCGAGAAATTGCAAGAACGGTCGCTTGCAATTCCAGACCGATAGAATGGGGACAACCACCGGTGTTAACAGGTGGGTCATCCCTTATCAAAATCGAGCTGCTTGCTCAAAGTAATCCTGAACTGGTATTTACATCAGTAGTCCATCGGATAGACTTTGATTTACTGAAACAATCCTTTCGTAAAATTCGGAAAAGCAAATCTGCAGGAGTGGACAAGGTTACGGCAAAGGAGTATGCCGAAAATCTTGATCAAAACCTCTATAATCTGTATGAACGACTGCGGAGAGGACAGTACGTTGCGTCTCCTGTAAAGCGTATCTGGATAGACAAGGAAGGAGGGAAAAAGCGTCCAATTGGCATACCTGTACTTGAGGATAAAATTGTCCAGAAAGCAGCAGCAGCCATATTGAATGTCATATTTGACAGGAATTTTTACAATTTTTCCCATGCATTCAGAAAAGGTCGGAGCCAACACATGGCAATCAAAGATTTACGTGAGCAATGCTTGAAGCAGAATATCAGCTGGATAGTAAGCGCAGATATTACAGGACTATTTGACAATATTAATCACGAGTTACTTAAAGACATGATACGTCGGAGAGTAAGTGACGGCGGAATGATTCGCCTGATAGGGAAGTGGTTGAATGCAGGCGTAATGGAGGAAGGCAACCTGACGTACTCTGAAACGGGCACTCCACAGGGAGGAGTAATTTCCCCTGTGCTCAGTAATATCTTTCTTCATTATGTTTTAGATGACTGGTACGTGAAAGAAGTGATCCCCCGGATGAAAGGGAGATGCTCCATCATACGCTGGGCGGATGATTTCATCCTCGGGTTCGAGTATGAAAAAGACGCATTGCGTGTCATGGATGTATTACCCAGGCGGTTCGAACAGTTCGAGCTGTCACTTCACCCGGAAAAGACAAAACTGATTCGATTTTCCAAACGCATTAGCGGAAAGGGAAACGGGACGTTTGATTTTTTAGGGTTTACATTTTACTGGTCAAAATCATTAAAAGGGTACATGGTAATAAAGAAAAAGACGGCAAGAAAGCGTTCAAGCCGTTTTATGAAGAGAATATGGATATGGTGCAAGGATAACCGTCATAAGCCAATGGCCGAGCAGTATGAGATTCTTTGCAGTAAACTGCGAGGTTTTTACCAGTACTTTGGAGTAATAAGTAACTACAAAGTGCTGGAAGTTGTGTTTGAATATACTGAGAAAGCATGGCGTCGATGGTTAAGCCGAAGAAGTCACAAGGGCGAAGTAATGTTCGAGGACTTGCGCACAACATACCCACTGCCATTACCCAGAATAGTCCATAATATTTGA